From a single Ascaphus truei isolate aAscTru1 chromosome 2, aAscTru1.hap1, whole genome shotgun sequence genomic region:
- the LOC142488235 gene encoding uncharacterized protein LOC142488235: protein MRDLFLHDNVRKLRCLLVHRLGLTPPLLYGSRHRSLELLWAKLLPVVVEGLPGDRDIGIYPSQFPPVAPEGHVSPETEQVSSPGSASSTHLEEHDEEDFDDDDDDDDDDDDDDAAAAAIDTQIQASDHEEVPIETVLPPKRPANTTYDAIVASEGKIVEAENRRHSDLMTVLERMIALQEETVSQLAHLHRVFIEVPKQLQKINTSFEALVVQQTQANYWRMTNVPQFNTSQPGSVHAGQFSPHSSDIHSPGPNVTGQVADIAVQVPDDILPLPSVQIQQLTPTKEATKRKHKQLLLTSFWSKTTKDTHETDQPSLVQCLPTCSHVSVGTSPVREQSLPKSPVGESLPKSPVGESLPKSPVGESLPKSPVGESLPKSPVGESLPKSPVGESLATSPVGETLATSPVGEQSLPKSPVGESLATSPAREVPEATQSGSVVPKVGSKRKRKIQETTSRPVTRSQKEQKK from the exons atgcgggatctcttcctccacgacaaCGTCCGGAAGCTCCGCTGCCTTCTCGTGCACCGCCTGGGCCTGACACCGCCTCTCCTCTACGGAAGCCGTCACCGGAGCCTG gagctgctttgggcaaaattacttcccgtcgtcgtggaaggcttacctggtgaccgtgatataggaatttacccctcacaatttccaccag ttgcccctgaaggacatgtgtcacctgagactgaacaagtgtcttcacctgggtcagccagctcaacacacctagaag aacatgatgaagaggattttgatgatgatgatgatgatgatgatgatgatgatgatgatgatgccgccgccgccgccatagacacacaaatacaagcaagtgaccatgaagaggttccaattgaaactgttttaccgccaaaacgtccagcaaataccacatatgatgcaattgtagcttctgagggaaaaattgtggaagcagaaaatcgtcgccattctgacctgatgacagtgctggaaaggatgattgcactgcaggaagaaacagtttcacaattggcacatctccacagagtcttcattgaagtgcctaaacagttgcaaaaaatcaacacctcattcgaagcattagttgttcagcaaacacaagctaattactggagaatgactaatgtaccacaattcaacacctcacagccaggatctgttcatgcaggtcagttttcaccacattcatctgatattcattcaccaggcccaaatgttaccggtcaagtagcagacattgctgtgcaggttcctgacgacatcctaccgctgccatctgtacaaattcagcagctgacacctacaaaggaggccacaaaaagaaaacacaagcagttactactaaccagtttttggtcaaaaacaacaaaagacacacatgaaacagaccaaccatcacttgtgcagtgtctaccaacttgctcacatgtgtcagtgggcacaagccctgtccgtgaacagtcactacccaaaagccctgtaggtgagtcactgcccaaaagccctgtaggtgaatcgctgcccaaaagccctgtaggtgaatcgctgcccaaaagccctgtaggtgaatcgctgcccaaaagccctgtaggtgaatcactgcccaaaagccctgtaggtgagtcactggccacaagccctgtaggtgagacactggccacaagccccgtaggtgaacagtcactgcccaaaagccctgtaggtgagtcactggccacaagccctgcccgtgaagtgccagaggccactcaaagtggctctgttgtgcctaaagttggtagcaaaagaaaaaggaaaattcaagagacaacaagcaggcctgttactcgctcgcaaaaggaacaaaaaaaataa